In Meiothermus sp. Pnk-1, one DNA window encodes the following:
- a CDS encoding A/G-specific adenine glycosylase gives MQRDRDQSKKQRQDQRPTPRQRADVGGSARLDHCERPREGLPLAAHPPPALAPAEVDEGGEVILGGALLQSALLEWYRANRRDLPWRGEDDPYRILLSEVLLQQTRVEQAIPYYHRLLERFPTLEALAKAPLEEVLQVWQGAGYYARARNLHRLSQQTPALPAEYSRLRQLPGLGPYTAAAVASIAFGQPVAAVDGNVRRVLSRLFAWENPTSRQVQEKADRLLQREAPGDWNQALMELGATICTKNPRCMACPVSRWCKGKNHPQRYPAPQPRHPQEVQLVALVLEGPQGIYLEPRSGPLLGGLWGVPLAEGLEELKERLRVEMAEYAGEVHHAFTHRKLTVRVYRARWEGAGYNPADKPLSRLDQKILNKIPWPSAAPPRTSGRRSPRQGRTSPGRTGPRAESA, from the coding sequence GTGCAGCGAGATCGCGACCAGAGCAAGAAGCAGCGCCAGGATCAACGCCCAACACCCCGGCAGCGGGCCGATGTAGGCGGAAGCGCTAGGTTAGACCACTGCGAGCGGCCCCGAGAGGGCTTGCCGCTGGCGGCCCACCCTCCGCCCGCCCTGGCCCCGGCAGAGGTGGACGAGGGGGGTGAGGTAATCCTGGGAGGTGCCCTCCTGCAAAGCGCCTTGCTCGAGTGGTACCGGGCCAACCGGCGCGACCTGCCCTGGCGCGGTGAGGACGACCCCTACCGGATTCTGCTCAGCGAGGTGCTGCTTCAGCAAACCCGGGTAGAGCAGGCCATCCCCTACTACCACCGCCTGCTCGAGCGCTTTCCCACCCTGGAAGCCTTGGCTAAGGCCCCGCTGGAGGAGGTGTTGCAGGTCTGGCAAGGGGCCGGGTACTACGCCCGGGCGCGTAACCTGCACCGGCTGTCCCAGCAGACCCCAGCGCTCCCCGCTGAGTACTCGCGCCTCCGCCAGCTCCCCGGCCTCGGCCCTTACACGGCTGCTGCTGTCGCCTCGATCGCCTTTGGCCAGCCGGTAGCCGCCGTGGACGGAAACGTGCGCAGGGTCTTGTCCCGCCTTTTCGCCTGGGAAAACCCCACCTCTCGGCAGGTCCAAGAAAAAGCGGATCGGCTCTTGCAGCGAGAGGCCCCCGGCGATTGGAACCAGGCCCTGATGGAGCTGGGGGCGACGATTTGTACGAAGAACCCGCGCTGTATGGCCTGCCCGGTCTCCAGGTGGTGCAAGGGGAAGAACCACCCTCAACGCTACCCCGCCCCCCAACCCCGCCACCCCCAGGAGGTGCAGCTGGTGGCGCTGGTGCTAGAGGGGCCGCAGGGAATCTACCTCGAGCCCCGCAGCGGCCCCCTGTTAGGTGGCCTGTGGGGGGTACCGCTGGCCGAGGGGCTGGAGGAGCTAAAGGAGCGTTTGCGGGTGGAGATGGCGGAGTACGCAGGCGAGGTGCACCACGCCTTTACCCACCGTAAGCTCACCGTGAGGGTCTACCGCGCCCGCTGGGAGGGAGCTGGGTACAACCCGGCGGACAAGCCGCTCTCCCGGCTTGACCAGAAAATCCTCAACAAAATCCCTTGGCCAAGCGCAGCCCCTCCTCGCACATCCGGGCGTAGGTCCCCTCGCCAAGGACGCACAAGCCCAGGCCGTACAGGCCCTCGAGCCGAGTCAGCCTGA
- a CDS encoding FAD-dependent oxidoreductase, translated as MDYDVLIVGAGFAGAEAAYALARRGVRVGLCTQSLDTVFLPFTPVMPPFPPGTLLAEVGFAGAKGWEIHARAKYKLEAEPKLHLFQSSVTRLVLEGGRVIGVETWEGPQRRAERVVLAVGSFLEPRLTLGGVVEEAGRLSEAAYPDLYQDLLSQGFGFVERKAEVPPQGGTPGYSVAFKVFAPGEWEAKTFRLTRLEGLYGLGLCVLGEGTYARMCEEGLRLAKGFC; from the coding sequence ATGGACTACGATGTGCTGATCGTGGGCGCAGGCTTCGCTGGCGCAGAGGCGGCCTATGCCCTGGCGAGAAGAGGGGTTCGCGTGGGGCTTTGTACCCAGAGCCTGGATACGGTCTTCCTCCCTTTTACCCCGGTCATGCCGCCCTTTCCTCCGGGAACCCTCCTGGCCGAGGTTGGGTTTGCCGGGGCGAAGGGCTGGGAGATCCACGCCAGGGCCAAGTACAAGCTCGAGGCCGAGCCCAAGCTGCACCTGTTTCAGTCCTCCGTGACGCGGTTGGTGCTGGAGGGAGGCCGGGTGATAGGGGTGGAGACCTGGGAAGGCCCCCAGCGCCGGGCCGAGCGGGTGGTGCTGGCCGTGGGGAGCTTCCTCGAGCCCAGGCTTACCCTCGGCGGGGTAGTGGAAGAGGCCGGGCGGCTCTCCGAGGCGGCGTACCCGGACCTTTACCAAGACCTGCTGTCCCAGGGGTTTGGCTTCGTAGAGCGTAAGGCCGAGGTTCCCCCCCAGGGCGGAACCCCCGGGTACAGCGTGGCGTTCAAGGTGTTTGCCCCCGGGGAGTGGGAGGCGAAGACCTTCAGGCTGACTCGGCTCGAGGGCCTGTACGGCCTGGGCTTGTGCGTCCTTGGCGAGGGGACCTACGCCCGGATGTGCGAGGAGGGGCTGCGCTTGGCCAAGGGATTTTGTTGA
- a CDS encoding pyridoxal phosphate-dependent aminotransferase family protein, which produces MPLDRLTPVLRQAIDDFEAQGRRKGQEAVVVEILPAQGARGPRYRLLGHGEKLFIRMNSNGYLGLAQHPALKKAEEAALERFGVGPGAVRFISGTYEPHVELESRLARFHGREAAMIFSSAYATVLSVIVPLVTPETVLISDELNHNCIINAIRLARPKEKYIYRHLSLADLEAALQSAASIGASRALVITDGIFSMRGSHAPLPEMALLVRKYDPHFPENAFLIVDDSHGVGAFGASGRGTEEYTQAQADILVGTLGKAFGVNGGYVVGPSTLIAYLRETSPMYIYSNPITPGEAAAALAALELLESPEGQTRLAHLRAMTRRFREGILRLGYESFPGDHPVVPLVLRDGERAGQLVRFLRQEGILATAIVYPVVPKGEESIRFQVSAEHTQADIDQVLGALERFRALF; this is translated from the coding sequence ATGCCGCTGGATCGCCTGACCCCAGTACTCCGACAAGCCATTGACGACTTCGAGGCGCAAGGCCGCCGCAAGGGGCAGGAAGCGGTGGTGGTGGAAATCCTGCCCGCCCAGGGGGCTCGAGGCCCCCGCTACCGGCTTTTGGGCCACGGCGAAAAGCTGTTCATCCGCATGAACTCCAACGGCTACCTGGGCCTGGCCCAGCACCCGGCCCTGAAAAAAGCCGAGGAAGCGGCCCTCGAGCGCTTCGGGGTGGGTCCCGGCGCGGTGCGCTTTATCAGCGGGACCTACGAGCCGCACGTGGAGCTTGAAAGCCGCCTGGCCCGCTTCCATGGCCGCGAGGCGGCTATGATCTTCTCCTCGGCCTACGCCACCGTCCTGAGCGTAATCGTGCCGCTGGTAACGCCCGAGACGGTGCTCATCAGCGACGAACTCAACCACAACTGCATCATCAACGCCATCCGGCTCGCAAGGCCCAAGGAGAAATACATCTACCGGCACCTGAGCCTGGCCGACCTGGAAGCCGCCCTGCAAAGCGCGGCCTCGATCGGCGCAAGCCGGGCTTTGGTCATCACCGACGGCATCTTCAGCATGCGCGGCTCGCACGCGCCTTTGCCCGAGATGGCCCTGCTGGTGCGGAAGTACGACCCTCACTTCCCCGAGAACGCCTTCTTGATCGTGGATGACTCACACGGGGTGGGCGCCTTCGGGGCCAGCGGGCGGGGAACCGAAGAGTACACCCAGGCCCAGGCCGACATCCTGGTGGGAACCTTGGGCAAGGCCTTCGGGGTGAACGGGGGGTATGTGGTGGGCCCCTCCACCCTCATCGCCTATCTCCGCGAGACCTCCCCGATGTACATCTACTCCAACCCCATCACCCCCGGCGAGGCGGCGGCGGCTTTGGCTGCGCTCGAGCTTTTGGAAAGCCCCGAGGGGCAGACCCGCCTAGCCCACCTACGGGCGATGACCCGGCGTTTCCGCGAGGGGATCCTGCGGCTGGGCTACGAGAGCTTCCCCGGCGACCACCCGGTGGTGCCGCTGGTGCTGCGCGACGGCGAGCGGGCGGGCCAGCTAGTGCGCTTTTTGCGCCAGGAGGGTATCCTTGCCACCGCTATCGTCTACCCGGTGGTGCCCAAAGGCGAGGAGTCCATCCGCTTCCAGGTCTCGGCGGAGCATACCCAGGCCGATATTGACCAGGTGCTGGGGGCGCTGGAGCGGTTCAGGGCGCTATTCTAA